The Alicyclobacillus macrosporangiidus CPP55 genome segment TGCCACCGCATCGTGCGTCTCCGCCGCAAAGCCGACAAACACCTGCCCGCTCCTCCGGCGCGCGGCTGCGGCAGCCAGGACGTCGGGCGTGGGTTCCAACTCCAGCACCGGCGTCCCGTCGGTCTTCTTCCACTTCTGCGCCAGCCGGCGCACCGGGCGAAAGTCGGCCGGAGCCGCCGCACTGATGAAGACGTCCGCTTGGTCGATCACCCGCAGCACCGCATCCAACAGGTCCTGGGTCGACCGGATGGTCTCCACCCGCGCACCCGCCACCGGCGGCAGCGACACCGGGCCGGAGATGAGGTGCACGTCGGCCCCCCGCGCCACGGCCGCCTCCGCGATGGCATATCCCATCTTGCCCGACGACGCGTTGCTCAGGTACCGCACCGGGTCGATCTCCTCGATGGTCGGCCCCGCGGTCACCACGATGCGCTTCCCCGCAAGGTCCTGCCGCCGGCGGAGGATGCGCTCCACCACCTCCAGGATCTCCTCTGGCTCCGCGAGCCGGCCTTTCCCGGTGTACCCGCACGCCAACAGACCGCTGCCCGGTTCGACCACCACCGCGCCGCGCGCCTTCAACACCTCCAGGTTCTGCTGCACCGCTGGGTGATCCCACATATGCACGTTCATCGCCGGCGCGACGACCAGGGGGGCGGTGCACGCCAGAGCGGTGGTGGTCACCATGTCGTCCGCGAGCCCGTGGGCCAGTTTGGCGATGAGATTGGCCGTCGCGGGGGCAATGACGAACACGTCCGCTTCGTCCGCCAGCGCGATGTGCGCGATCTCGGACGGATTGGGCTCCGCGAACGTGTCCACGACCACCGAGCGATGGCTCAACGCCTGAAACGTCAACGGCTGCACAAACCGAGTGGCGTTCTCCGTCATCAACACCTGGACGTCGTATCCGCGCTTGACCATCAGACTGCACAAGGCGGCGGACTTGTACGCTGCGATCCCGCCGCTGACGCCCAGCAGCACGTTTGCCGGCACGGTGCTCCCCTCCCCTTTCAGAAAAAACTTCCCGCATCGCCATCACGGATGCGGGAAGCTGTCGACCGCGGAAGCCCCGTCCACGCGAGGCCATCCGCCCGATGCCGTTGACCGGCCGCCGGACGGCCGCC includes the following:
- the coaBC gene encoding bifunctional phosphopantothenoylcysteine decarboxylase/phosphopantothenate--cysteine ligase CoaBC, which codes for MPANVLLGVSGGIAAYKSAALCSLMVKRGYDVQVLMTENATRFVQPLTFQALSHRSVVVDTFAEPNPSEIAHIALADEADVFVIAPATANLIAKLAHGLADDMVTTTALACTAPLVVAPAMNVHMWDHPAVQQNLEVLKARGAVVVEPGSGLLACGYTGKGRLAEPEEILEVVERILRRRQDLAGKRIVVTAGPTIEEIDPVRYLSNASSGKMGYAIAEAAVARGADVHLISGPVSLPPVAGARVETIRSTQDLLDAVLRVIDQADVFISAAAPADFRPVRRLAQKWKKTDGTPVLELEPTPDVLAAAAARRRSGQVFVGFAAETHDAVAYGRDKLTRKRLDLVVVNDVTEPGAGFAVDTNRVVLLDAQGGEEALPLMSKRDVAERLLDRVAELLRARRGE